The segment GATCGAGGACAGCGGGCCGGGCATGAAGGTGCTGCTCATGGACCGGGAGACGGtgagcggccgggccgggccggggtggGCCGGAGCGGCGGGGCCCGAGGCCTGAGGCCTGAGGCGCGGGGTGATGGGCGCTGCCGCCTCCCTCCCGCAGACCGGCATCGTCAGCATGGTGTACACGCAGTCGGAGATCCTGCAGAAGGAGGTTTACCTCTTCGAGCGCCTCGACTCCGCTAACAGGGAGGCCATGAAGCACCTGAAGGCCATTTGCTTCCTGAGGCCCACCAAGGTAGAGCCGGCGCGGCCCTTCCCGGCCCTGGggctcccctgcaccccccttatcggcccccccccgcccccccggggcgcTGGGACCCTCGTGCGTATCGGGATGAGGGACGGTGAGGGGGCACGGGCCCCTCCAGTCCCTTTTTACACGACGTTTCTCACATCTCCCTCTCCCCGGTGCTGTTTCGGTGCAGGAGAACGTGGAGTTCCTCATTCAGGAGCTGCGGAGGCCGAAGTACAGCATCTATTTTATTTGTAAGTATGTCCCGTTCTGTCCCGGGCGTCAGACTCGGCAGAGACCGCTCTGATGTTCAGTAGCAAACACAGATGTGAGACGCTGCGACCGCTCCCGCTGGCAGGCCCTCACTACAACGCTAAGAATGTGTAAACTCTAGTTTTTATGCTATTTAGGTCACCAAATCCTTTTAGCAAAGGGTATGTATCTAtaagataaaataattaaatcGAAGCAACTCATAAGAGATCGTTACAAAGCAACACCTTAAATCTGTGTTCCCCCAATATGGTTTATTGCTGGAAATTTCTGGGATTTTAAAGCTTCACGTTGCTTCGTAAACATGAGAGATGGTTAATGCTGGGGGTGAGGTCCTTTATTGTAAGGAAAACTGATATGCGCAGGGTGAGAGACTGGCCTAAACCTTGGAGGTAAATAATTTAGGATAGACTAAATTAGCGTTGGACTAAACCTGCACGGCGCCCTCTGACGCCTGCCGTGCCTGGCGGGTGTTTCTCGTGGCTCGTGCCACGGAATATTCTGTAGCTTCGGAAAATGAAGCAGAACAACTACAGCCGGTTTTGTGTTGAAGTCCAGGCCCCCAGCACAGGTATCGCTTGGTGAGAATCTTGGAAATGGAGCTGAAGTGGCCTCTAGATGTCATCGCTGCTCTGCAGAAACGCGGCGATGCCCAGGAGGCGGCTGGGGGCTGCCAGAGGGGACCCCGGTTTGGTGACTGGGGAGCCCCAGCGAGCTGTGGCTGTCACCGTGTTCAGCCATTTCATATTTCTTGCCTTTTACACGGATAAATCTACTGACTGCGAGCGGGCTGGACGCAGCGTTGCTTTGCTGGGCGGATGTTAGGCCAGGGAGAGGATGAGAGACCAGCACTGCCGCGTCCCACCGGGCGTTTAATCAGCCTTACCGCTGATCCAGCGCTGCAGTCACGTGGGGGATGTTGGCACCAGAGGCAGAAAGTTGGACAGGGAATAGCTGAGTATCCGCGTGAGGTAACTGCTGGATTATAATGTCTGCATAATAATTGCAGGTGTAAGGTCAAGGGATCTCTGTTGTAATCCGCTGCTGCGCCGGGGGAAAATTGCTCCCCCTGTTCTGTGGTGGTGTGTGTTCCGTGTCGCTCGCAGAGCCCGACTGTGCTTTcgctgttgttttctttcagatttcagtAACGTGATCAGTAAGAGCGATGTCAAGTCATTAGCTGAGGCTGATGAACAGGAAGTTGTGGCTGAAGTTCAGGTGAATTTTGACTATTTTCAATAGCTCTCCTAATCCAAAAGTACCAGCAAAGCAAACGTGCAAGCTAACAGGCTCAGGTGTGGCAACGAGAGGACTCTGCAGCTCTGAAACAGCATGCAGCAGCACTCCTCGGGTGGGAAAACCAATGAATggtaaaaagtaaaagaaagaaaacccccaTTTGTCCCTGCCCTCCAGCTGTCAGAGCCGTTGCCGGTTCTGCTCCCAGCTGTGTTTCACAAGCTGCTGCACGGTTGCGGTGTTGACAAAGAGCTACGTACTCGAAACACGCAGGTGACCAATTGGCAGCGGAGTTGTCAGCAGGAGTGCAGGGATTTGAGAGGTCCGGCACGGAGGAAGGAGAAATGATCAGAGTCAACGAGTCTGTGTGTTGCTCGGGGTTTTAGCGTTCATGTGGCTGGTGCTGGAACATGGGCTCTTGCAGCCTGAATAAGGGTTGGCAAGACACGTAACTATTTGCTTTCACTTGTTGGCAGGAGTTCTACGGCGATTACATTGCAGTGAATCCACACGTTTTTTCTCTCAACCTCTTGGGCTGCTGCCAGGTATGAAAGAAGCTAATGCTCCTCTGGGGCCTTGTTTTATGGTTAAGAGAGCCCAGTAGCCACAACAAGCCGGGTCGGCGGTGGGTTGCCCAGCAGGCAGACGGCTGGTGAGGGTCCGTCAGGCCGGAGCCGATCCCTGCAGGGAGCTGGCAAGGGGAGGAACGCCGGGGGATCCGGGCTGGGGGCTCGGGGGTTCCTGCTCCTTCAAAGTGTCGCTCGCTGTAAGGCTTTAAGACTCTGAAATAAATCTTAAACTCTTAGAAATGTGAGAAGGAGTCTGGGGATGGTGCATCCAGACCAGGCGCGGCTTTTCCTTCCAGGGTCGCAACTGGGATCCGGCTCAGCTGTCCAGGACGACGCAAGGGCTGACGGCTCTGCTGCTGTCCCTGAAGAAATGCCCCATGATTCGCTACCAGCTCTCTTCGGAGGCAGCAAAGAGGCTCGCGGAGTGTGTGAAGGTACAGCGAGCGCCTACAGCCACGTTAAATAAGTTTGGCGACGtacttacattttctttatttttttcacatgtcGATGCATTTGAGAGAAATATCCTTTTTCAGTCGATTTATGTAAATTCTGTCattttatggttggactagacgatcttcaaggtcttttccaacctggatgattctgtcaTTTACTTGGTTACGTGGCTCTGGGCAGGTCACACCCCTCATCTCTGCCTGCTCCCGGCCAGGTGAAGTGTTTCCTGCGAGTGTCATGAATTACCCGGTGCCTTCTGAGAGCCAGGATTATTTCTTCATTAGCTGTGTAGACTAAGATAGCAGCCCAAATTATTTTTCACCAGCTCTTCGCTTTTTATTCACCTGTAGCCAAACCAAGAGGCAACATTTTCTGGGTATACATAAGCTcaagtggatttatttttttgtctccttttctcGACAGCAAGTGATCACTAAAGAGTATGAGCTCTTTGACTTCCGGCGCACCGAGGTTCCTCCTTTACTTCTCATTCTGGACCGGTCTGACGATGCCATCACCCCGCTTCTGAACCAGGTGAATCATCTCGCCGTCACGCCAGGGCCTGTGGCGGTAGCGGCGTGGCGGAGTTCACGCAccctggcagggcagtgtgaatatttgaaaggggaaaagtatTGCCCCCCCCCGCTGTTCTTCTGGAACCCCTCTTTGCTCTGGTGGCCTGGCTTTTCAGGGGGGTGTGTGCGCTGGCTTCCGTGGCAGGTGCAGCCGGGGAAACCAGGCGCTGGCGCTTCTGTTTGGCGTCGCAGCTCCTCTCCCAGGGTTTCTCGGTGGGGGCTGGTTGGCAGCACACGGACGTGGTTCCTCAGTGACCTTGCACTTGTGTGTTTCTCCCTCTGTGTTACTGATGGGTGGTAGTATTTCCTATGTagttattgtgattttttttttagaaatttttttttctttgagtgctGTAGATCCTGGCAGAACGTTgctctcctttcccttctgtgGGGTCACTTAGACACGGGGCAGGCTGGGGATCAGGCAGGGGCTGGAGCTGCCtcgggagcagctctgcagtgcgCGTGGTGCAGGGACCGGTGCTACCCGTAGTGTTGGAGGGATCCAACGGTCAGAAACGCAGCCACAGGTGGTTTGTGGGGTTCAGGACTGCCCGTAGCACAGAGCACCAAAAGCATTTCCCCTCTGCGGAGATTTTCTGTCCGAAAGAGAGCTCCAGATGAGTGTCGGTGCTCTGAGCAGCTTTCAGTTCTCTAGATTAATGTTAGTCTTTCCAGGATAAATATAGTAACTGGCTGATGTGCAGAAACACACACACCTACCGCTGCGTAAGAACAAGGGAGCGTGTTGGAGATTGTACAGTTTGTAACTGTGGAACCTCTGCAGCCCAAAATACACGTCCCTTcccagcctgggggggggggggataacgGTGGCAAAGAGAAATGTGTGACCAGGGATATGAATCCCCATCGCTCTGCTTTGAGTCGTGTCTTTTGAACGACCCTACAGTAAGTACCCGGGAATGGGGGGGGGTTTCCTTTGTGTTTGCACCAGTACTACTCACCATGGGATGCCTGTCTGATTGTAACAGaagtaatatttatttcttattgtAAGATTCTGGCAAAATTTTGAGAAATGCACGCGTTGGATGTGCTGTGTGTTCCCAGAGGAATATAAACTGGCTTGCTTTGAGTTCAGCCTGAAAGCCGTGAATTTTCCAATGCTGTTTATGATCTTACTAAGGTCATCATTTGCCTTTCTCTTGCACCATCCTCCTCAGTGGACGTACCAGGCTATGGTTCATGAATTGCTGGGGATTAACAACAACCGCATCGACCTCTCTCGGGTACCGGGGATAAGCAAGGACCTCCGAGAGGTCGTTCTGTCGGCTGAGAACGACGAGTTCTACGCCAACGTAGGTACCTCGGTGGGGAACTTCATGAGTAGCTGAATTTGGGGATCATTGAAtcatcacagactggtttgggttgggagggacctcagtGTTGTGGCGCAGAGTGTCACCTTGCTGCGCTTGCACCAAGACTCGCGTTAGAACAGCTTTCTCTCAGATCCCTGCCTTGTTCCCTGCAGAACATGTACCTGAACTTCGCAGAGATTGGCAGTAACATCAAGAATCTTATGGAGGATTTCCAGAGGAGGAAACCTAAGGAGCAGCAGAAGCTGGAATCCATAGCAGATATGAAggtatcacagaatcccagaatcatctgcgttggaaaagcccttgaagctcctccagccccaccatgaacctccccctgaccattcccaactccaccagatccctcagcgctggctcaacccgactcttcaacccctccagggatggggactccccccctgccctgggcagcccattccaacgcccaacaaccccttctgcaaagaaatccttcctaagagccagtctgaccctgccctggcgcagcttgaggccattccctctcgtcctgccgctgggtccttggctcaagagactcctcccccctctctgcaccctcctttcagggagttgcagagggccaggaggtctcccctcagcctcctcttctccacactaaacccccccaggtccctcagccgctccccatcagacctgtgctccagaccctgcaccagctccgttgcccttctctggacacgctcgagtcattcaatggcctttttggagtgaggggcccaaaactgaacccactcatcgaggggcggcctccccagtgccaagcccaggggtcacatcccttccctgtccctgctggccacgctggtgctggtacaagagGTACAGACAATCtgtgcttggccttgttgagctctGTGAGGTTGGCATGTcctccctctccagcctgcccggGCCCCTCGGGGTGGATCCCTTCCCCCAGCGCATCGGCCGCGCCACAGCTCGGTGCCGGCGGGGGACGTGCCGAGGGTGTGCTCAGCCCCGGCGTGGCCGTGGACTTTCCGCCTCAGCCGGGTCACTTGGCAGCAGCGCAGAGCACTGGCTGTTCCTTCAGTCACTGCTCAAGATTTAAAGAATCCCGATGGTGTCTGTGGAGATACTTCCCGTCTCCTTTTCTTTTAAGTAAATACAAAGTACGTCCCTTCCAACAATCTCTTGGTAAGTGGAGAAATCCTCTGGGCTCCTGGATCGAGGTGCTGGATCATCCACACACCCGCACTGGTCTTGTTTCTTTGATACACGTTGGTTTGGACAGTTTGTGGCTGGCTTGCACACATCCCctgtctcttgcttttctttggaagaaCCGTTTGCTTTGCTTTCCCCGTTGCAGGCGTTCGTGGAGAATTACCCACAGTTCAAGAAGATGTCGGGCACGGTGTCGAAGCACGTGACGGTGGTGGGAGAGCTCTCGCGGCTGGTCGGGGAGCGGAACCTGCTCGAGGTGTCTGAAGTGGAGCAGGAACTGGCCTGCCAGAATGACCATTC is part of the Strix aluco isolate bStrAlu1 chromosome 30, bStrAlu1.hap1, whole genome shotgun sequence genome and harbors:
- the VPS45 gene encoding vacuolar protein sorting-associated protein 45, translating into MNAVLAVKQYVSKMIEDSGPGMKVLLMDRETTGIVSMVYTQSEILQKEVYLFERLDSANREAMKHLKAICFLRPTKENVEFLIQELRRPKYSIYFIYFSNVISKSDVKSLAEADEQEVVAEVQEFYGDYIAVNPHVFSLNLLGCCQGRNWDPAQLSRTTQGLTALLLSLKKCPMIRYQLSSEAAKRLAECVKQVITKEYELFDFRRTEVPPLLLILDRSDDAITPLLNQWTYQAMVHELLGINNNRIDLSRVPGISKDLREVVLSAENDEFYANNMYLNFAEIGSNIKNLMEDFQRRKPKEQQKLESIADMKAFVENYPQFKKMSGTVSKHVTVVGELSRLVGERNLLEVSEVEQELACQNDHSSALQNVRRLLQNPKVSELDAARLVMLYALHYERHSSGSLPGLLTELKNRGVSEKYRKLVSAVVEYGGKRIRGSDLFSPKDAVAITKQFLKGLKGVENVYTQHQPLLHETLDQLIKGKLKDSQYPYLGPNTLRDRPQDIIVFIIGGATYEEALTVYNLNRTNPGVRIVLGGTTIHNTKSFLEEVTASGFRGRSTESSQVAPRSSSRR